Proteins encoded in a region of the Methylosinus trichosporium OB3b genome:
- a CDS encoding hydrogen peroxide-inducible genes activator, with protein sequence MAILPTLRQLRFLTAVVDERHFGRAAAACLVGQSTLSAGIQELEALLGVQLLERTKRSVSPTPAGREIAERARAMLRGAEEIVDIARAAQAPMSGPLRLGVIPTIGPFLFPRATRALRAEFPQLRLYLREEQTAPLLARLDSGELDAAVLALPYPLSGLETREIGVDRFFLVCPPEHRLSGTGAVGLDDMAVEDLLLLEDGHCMRDHALAACALESARRNVAFEGTSLHTLAQMVANGLGVTLLPEMALDAGILRGLDLCVRPLEGETPFRRIGLVWRRRSARKETFRRLAEALAECFAGPDEASPDIVHGRASGASAKTTAELFDKNIASDRATRG encoded by the coding sequence ATGGCGATCCTGCCCACCTTGCGTCAGCTGCGCTTTCTGACGGCGGTGGTGGACGAGCGGCATTTCGGCCGCGCGGCCGCCGCCTGCCTCGTCGGCCAATCGACCCTCAGCGCCGGCATTCAGGAGCTCGAGGCGTTGCTCGGCGTGCAATTGCTGGAGCGCACCAAGCGTTCCGTCTCGCCGACGCCGGCCGGGCGCGAGATCGCCGAGCGGGCCCGCGCGATGCTGCGCGGGGCGGAGGAAATCGTCGACATCGCCCGCGCCGCCCAGGCGCCCATGTCGGGACCGCTGCGTCTCGGCGTCATTCCGACCATCGGCCCGTTTCTCTTCCCGCGCGCGACGCGGGCGCTGCGGGCCGAGTTCCCGCAGTTGCGGCTCTATCTGCGCGAGGAGCAGACGGCGCCGCTGCTGGCGCGGCTCGACTCGGGCGAATTGGACGCGGCGGTGCTGGCGCTGCCCTATCCGCTGTCGGGACTGGAGACGCGCGAGATCGGCGTCGACCGCTTCTTTCTCGTATGTCCGCCCGAGCATCGGCTGAGCGGGACCGGCGCGGTCGGGCTCGACGACATGGCGGTCGAGGATCTGCTGCTGCTCGAGGACGGCCATTGCATGCGCGACCATGCGCTCGCCGCTTGCGCGCTCGAGAGCGCGCGGCGCAATGTCGCCTTCGAGGGCACGAGCCTGCACACTCTGGCGCAGATGGTGGCCAATGGCCTCGGCGTGACCCTGCTGCCGGAGATGGCGCTCGACGCCGGCATATTGCGCGGGCTCGACCTCTGCGTGCGGCCGCTCGAGGGCGAGACGCCGTTCCGCCGCATCGGTCTCGTCTGGCGACGCCGCTCGGCGCGCAAGGAGACGTTCCGTCGGCTCGCCGAGGCGTTGGCGGAATGCTTCGCGGGGCCTGACGAGGCGTCGCCTGACATAGTTCATGGCCGCGCATCAGGAGCCTCGGCAAAGACAACTGCCGAGCTATTCGACAAAAATATTGCATCAGATCGAGCAACGCGAGGCTGA
- a CDS encoding efflux RND transporter permease subunit yields MIEHVIAFSVRQRWLVALLTLLAGLVGAVSLQRLPIDAVPDITNNQVQINAIAPALSPTEVEKQITFPLETALAGIPGLDYTRSLSRNGFSQVTAVFAEKLDIYFARQQISERLAEAKENFPPGVEARMGPIATGLSEIYMWAIRYADGERKVVNGEPGWQSDGSYLTPDGQSLRSELEKTAYLRTVQDWIVKPQLKTVAGLASVDSLGGFVKQIDVRPDPMKLFSLGVSFGDVTQALQRNNQSRGAGYIERNGEGYVVRSGGRLETADDIARVVVTTRGGVPVRIGDIAEVGIGRELRVGSASMNGDEVVIGTALMLIGANSRAVSAAVDEKLRAIAASLPPGIEARTILDRTVLVDATVRTVASNLAEGAALVIVVLFLLLGNFRAALITALVIPAAMLLLATGMVQGRISANLMSLGALDFGLIADGAVIVAENCLRRLFERRRAMRRDLSLEQRLATVVESTTEMIRPTVYGQGIIILVYVPLLSFSGVEGKMFHPMAYTVIMALIAAFALSLTFVPAMIAILVSGRVEESENKIITWLQRAYRPRLEAAIAAPAKPIALGAGAFLLAMLLFFRLGQEFIPTLDEKNLAMQAGRIPSASLTQSQAMQSEVERTIKELPEVAYVFSKTGTAEAATDPMPPNLTDCYIFLKPREQWPDPSLPKDELIRRIDARVTRLPGNLYEFSQPIQLRFNELLAGVRGDIAVKVFGENFDSLSREAERVAAILRNVEGAQDVKVEQTEGLPFLEVGIDRNEIAHLGLSVGEVQDVVGAAVGGERAGVVFEGDRRFPIVVRLPERLREDMEALGNIPVAVRGHDSGGARAVLLKQVASFDLHEGPNQISRENGKRRVVVSANVRGRDIASVVAEAQAKVKAKVTLAPGDWISWGGQFENLAAARDRLMLVVPLCFFLIFLLLYSALGAARDALIVFSAVPLALSGGVAALWLRGMPMSVSAAVGFIALSGVAVLNGLVMRTYILQLIALGREPHAAIVEGAMTRLRPVAMTALVASLGFVPMAFATGAGAEVQKPIATVVIGGLISATLLTLFVLPALYSLLGRGERVVADEGVDAAPREADA; encoded by the coding sequence ATGATCGAGCATGTGATCGCCTTTTCCGTCCGCCAGCGCTGGCTGGTCGCGCTGCTGACACTGCTCGCCGGTCTCGTCGGCGCCGTCTCGCTGCAGCGCCTGCCGATCGACGCGGTGCCGGACATCACCAATAATCAGGTGCAGATCAACGCCATCGCCCCGGCGCTGTCGCCGACCGAGGTCGAGAAGCAGATCACCTTCCCCCTCGAGACCGCGCTCGCCGGCATTCCCGGGCTCGACTATACGCGCTCGCTGTCGCGCAACGGCTTCTCGCAGGTGACGGCGGTGTTCGCCGAGAAGCTCGACATTTATTTCGCGCGCCAGCAGATCAGCGAACGGCTCGCCGAGGCCAAGGAGAATTTTCCGCCCGGCGTCGAAGCGCGCATGGGCCCGATCGCGACCGGCCTCAGCGAAATCTATATGTGGGCGATCCGCTACGCCGACGGCGAGCGCAAAGTCGTGAACGGCGAGCCGGGCTGGCAGAGCGACGGCTCCTATCTGACGCCCGACGGCCAGAGCCTGCGCAGCGAGCTCGAGAAGACCGCCTATTTGCGCACGGTGCAGGACTGGATCGTGAAGCCGCAGCTCAAGACCGTCGCCGGCCTCGCCAGCGTCGATTCGCTCGGCGGCTTCGTGAAGCAGATCGACGTGCGCCCAGATCCGATGAAGCTGTTCTCGCTGGGCGTCTCCTTCGGCGATGTGACGCAGGCGCTGCAGCGCAACAACCAGAGCCGCGGCGCCGGCTATATCGAGCGCAATGGCGAAGGCTATGTGGTGCGCAGCGGCGGGCGGCTGGAGACCGCGGACGACATCGCCCGCGTCGTCGTCACGACGCGCGGCGGCGTGCCGGTGCGCATCGGAGACATCGCCGAGGTCGGGATCGGCCGCGAGCTGCGCGTCGGCAGCGCCAGCATGAACGGCGACGAGGTCGTCATCGGCACCGCCTTGATGCTGATCGGCGCCAATAGCCGCGCGGTCTCGGCGGCGGTCGACGAGAAGCTGCGCGCCATCGCCGCCTCGCTGCCGCCGGGGATCGAGGCGCGGACGATTCTCGACCGCACGGTTCTGGTCGACGCCACGGTGCGCACGGTGGCGTCCAATCTCGCCGAGGGCGCGGCGCTGGTCATTGTGGTGCTGTTCCTGCTGCTCGGCAATTTCCGCGCGGCGCTGATCACCGCGCTGGTGATTCCGGCCGCCATGCTGCTGCTCGCGACCGGCATGGTCCAGGGCCGCATCAGCGCCAATCTCATGAGCCTCGGCGCGCTCGATTTCGGCCTCATCGCCGATGGCGCGGTCATCGTGGCGGAGAATTGCCTGCGGCGCTTGTTCGAGCGCCGGCGCGCGATGCGGCGCGATCTTTCACTCGAGCAGCGGCTCGCCACGGTGGTCGAATCGACGACCGAGATGATCCGGCCGACCGTCTATGGCCAGGGCATCATCATCCTCGTCTATGTGCCGCTGCTGTCCTTCTCCGGCGTCGAAGGCAAGATGTTCCATCCGATGGCCTATACGGTCATCATGGCGCTGATCGCCGCCTTCGCGCTGTCGCTCACCTTCGTTCCGGCGATGATCGCGATCCTCGTCTCCGGCCGCGTCGAGGAGAGCGAGAACAAGATCATCACATGGCTGCAGCGCGCCTATCGGCCGCGCCTCGAGGCGGCGATCGCGGCTCCGGCGAAGCCGATCGCCCTCGGCGCCGGCGCCTTTCTATTAGCGATGCTGCTGTTCTTTCGTCTCGGCCAGGAGTTCATCCCGACGCTCGACGAGAAGAATCTCGCAATGCAGGCGGGCCGCATACCGAGCGCCTCGCTCACCCAGTCGCAGGCGATGCAGAGCGAGGTGGAGCGCACGATCAAAGAGCTGCCCGAGGTCGCCTATGTGTTCTCCAAGACCGGCACCGCGGAGGCGGCGACCGATCCCATGCCGCCCAATCTGACCGATTGCTACATCTTCCTGAAGCCGCGCGAGCAATGGCCCGACCCGAGCCTGCCGAAGGACGAGCTGATCCGCCGCATCGACGCGCGCGTGACGCGGCTTCCCGGCAATCTCTATGAATTCTCGCAGCCCATTCAGCTGCGCTTCAACGAGCTGCTCGCCGGCGTGCGCGGCGACATAGCGGTCAAGGTGTTCGGCGAGAATTTCGACTCGCTGTCGCGCGAGGCCGAGCGCGTCGCCGCCATCCTGCGCAATGTCGAGGGCGCGCAGGATGTGAAGGTCGAGCAGACCGAGGGCCTGCCCTTTCTCGAGGTCGGGATCGATCGCAATGAGATCGCCCATCTCGGCCTCAGCGTCGGCGAGGTGCAGGACGTCGTCGGCGCCGCGGTCGGCGGCGAGCGCGCCGGCGTCGTGTTCGAAGGCGACCGGCGTTTTCCGATCGTCGTCCGCCTTCCCGAGCGGCTGCGCGAGGATATGGAGGCGCTCGGCAATATTCCCGTCGCCGTGCGCGGCCATGACAGCGGCGGCGCCCGCGCCGTGCTGCTGAAGCAGGTCGCCTCCTTCGATCTGCACGAAGGGCCGAACCAGATTTCGCGCGAGAACGGCAAGCGCCGCGTCGTCGTCTCCGCCAATGTGCGCGGACGCGACATCGCCTCCGTCGTCGCCGAGGCGCAGGCGAAGGTGAAGGCGAAAGTGACGCTCGCTCCGGGCGATTGGATTTCCTGGGGCGGCCAGTTCGAGAATCTCGCCGCCGCGCGCGATCGTCTCATGTTGGTCGTGCCCTTGTGCTTTTTCCTCATCTTCTTGCTGCTCTATTCGGCGCTTGGCGCGGCGCGCGACGCGCTGATCGTGTTCAGCGCGGTGCCGCTGGCGCTCTCGGGCGGCGTCGCCGCTCTGTGGCTGCGCGGCATGCCCATGTCGGTGTCGGCGGCGGTCGGCTTCATCGCGCTCTCCGGCGTCGCCGTGCTCAACGGCCTCGTGATGCGCACCTATATTCTTCAACTCATCGCTCTCGGGCGCGAGCCGCACGCCGCCATCGTCGAAGGGGCGATGACGCGGCTGCGACCGGTCGCCATGACGGCGCTGGTCGCCTCGCTCGGCTTCGTGCCCATGGCCTTCGCCACCGGCGCCGGCGCCGAGGTGCAGAAGCCGATCGCGACGGTCGTCATCGGCGGCCTCATCAGCGCGACCCTGCTGACCTTGTTCGTGCTGCCCGCGCTCTACTCGCTGCTCGGACGCGGAGAACGCGTCGTCGCCGATGAAGGCGTCGACGCCGCGCCGCGCGAGGCCGACGCATGA
- the ahpC gene encoding alkyl hydroperoxide reductase subunit C, which produces MSLIGTEIKPFKATAFHAGKFVEVTEATLKGKWSVFFFYPADFTFVCPTELEDLATNYAAFKAIGVEIYGVSTDTHFAHKAWHDTSPAIGKIEYPLVGDPTLTLSRNFDVLIEEAGLADRGTFVVDPDGKIQIVEINAGGVGRNALELLRKVKAAQYVAAHPGEVCPAKWEEGQKTLQPSLDLVGKI; this is translated from the coding sequence ATGTCCCTGATCGGAACAGAGATCAAGCCTTTCAAGGCGACCGCCTTCCACGCCGGCAAATTCGTCGAGGTGACCGAGGCGACGCTGAAGGGCAAGTGGTCGGTATTCTTCTTCTATCCGGCCGACTTCACCTTCGTCTGCCCGACCGAGCTCGAGGATCTCGCGACCAATTACGCGGCCTTCAAGGCCATCGGCGTCGAGATCTACGGCGTGTCGACCGACACGCATTTCGCGCACAAGGCGTGGCACGACACCTCGCCGGCGATCGGCAAGATCGAATATCCGCTGGTCGGCGATCCGACGCTGACGCTGAGCCGCAATTTCGACGTGCTGATCGAGGAGGCCGGCCTCGCCGACCGCGGCACTTTCGTCGTCGATCCGGACGGCAAGATCCAGATCGTCGAGATCAACGCCGGCGGCGTCGGCCGCAATGCGCTGGAGCTGCTGCGCAAGGTCAAGGCGGCGCAATATGTGGCGGCGCATCCGGGCGAGGTCTGCCCGGCCAAGTGGGAAGAGGGCCAGAAGACGCTTCAGCCCTCGCTCGACCTCGTCGGCAAGATCTGA
- a CDS encoding TolC family outer membrane protein, translated as MRRRLVAVALVGLCCTAPRASGETLAGALARAYETNPTINAQRAAQRANDENVPHAQAQFRPHVRSDSYIGVERRRTIGISTEIPNYDYLHPDILISIQNNRSLPRGEALSVEQPLFDGFRTKNATLAAETGVHAGRERLRLVEQRVLFEATAAYMNVLRDTAALRLQQNNVALLQEQLRQTKERYAAGEITPTDIAQAESRLAAGRSRAAAARADLEASLGNYRRLMGAEPKQLAPGAAVDRLLPKNREAAERIALAEHPVVRAAQHDADAADLDIKVIESDFMPSLSMVGQVYTQSDIQGRGNRAVGAQVLGKLSVPLYSGGETSARMRQAKEVAGQRKLDIDVARAELLALTRANWGALEAAKAQLAAASAQIEAAERALTGVREEAKAGKRTTLDILNAQQELLGARIGLVFAQRDRVVASYAALAAIGRLSAQTLGLTVASYDPAAHFERVKNSWGDAPLLGN; from the coding sequence ATGAGACGCCGTCTCGTCGCTGTGGCCCTCGTCGGACTTTGCTGCACGGCGCCGCGCGCATCCGGCGAGACGCTCGCCGGCGCGCTCGCGCGCGCCTATGAGACCAATCCGACCATCAATGCGCAGCGCGCGGCGCAACGCGCCAATGACGAGAATGTGCCGCACGCGCAAGCGCAGTTCCGCCCGCATGTGCGCAGCGACTCCTATATCGGCGTGGAGCGGCGCCGCACGATCGGCATATCGACCGAGATCCCCAATTACGATTATCTCCACCCGGATATTCTCATCAGCATTCAGAACAACCGCAGCCTGCCGCGCGGCGAAGCGCTGAGCGTCGAGCAGCCTTTGTTCGACGGTTTCCGCACGAAGAACGCGACGCTCGCGGCCGAGACCGGGGTCCATGCCGGACGCGAGCGGCTGCGGCTCGTGGAGCAGCGCGTGCTGTTCGAGGCGACCGCAGCCTATATGAATGTGCTGCGCGACACCGCCGCGCTGCGCCTGCAGCAGAACAATGTCGCGCTGCTGCAGGAGCAGCTGCGCCAGACCAAGGAGCGCTACGCAGCCGGCGAGATCACGCCGACCGACATTGCTCAAGCCGAGTCGCGGCTCGCCGCCGGCAGGTCGCGCGCGGCGGCGGCGCGCGCCGATCTCGAGGCCAGCCTCGGCAATTACCGCCGGCTGATGGGCGCGGAGCCCAAGCAGCTCGCGCCCGGCGCCGCCGTCGATCGTCTCCTGCCCAAAAATCGCGAGGCCGCCGAGCGCATCGCCCTCGCCGAGCATCCGGTGGTGCGCGCGGCGCAGCACGACGCCGACGCCGCCGATCTCGACATCAAGGTGATCGAGAGCGACTTCATGCCGAGCCTGTCGATGGTCGGCCAAGTCTACACGCAGTCCGATATTCAAGGCCGCGGCAATCGCGCCGTCGGCGCGCAGGTGCTCGGCAAATTATCCGTGCCGCTCTATTCCGGCGGCGAGACCTCGGCGCGCATGCGTCAGGCGAAGGAAGTGGCCGGCCAGCGCAAGCTCGACATCGATGTCGCGCGCGCCGAGCTGCTGGCGCTGACGCGCGCCAATTGGGGCGCGCTCGAAGCCGCCAAGGCGCAGCTCGCCGCGGCCAGCGCGCAGATCGAGGCGGCCGAGCGCGCGCTCACCGGCGTGCGGGAGGAGGCCAAGGCCGGCAAGCGCACGACGCTCGATATATTGAACGCGCAGCAGGAGCTGCTCGGCGCCCGCATCGGCCTCGTCTTCGCGCAGCGCGACCGCGTGGTGGCGTCCTATGCGGCGCTGGCGGCGATCGGCCGCCTGTCGGCCCAGACGCTCGGCCTCACGGTCGCGTCCTATGATCCGGCCGCGCATTTCGAGCGGGTGAAAAATTCCTGGGGCGACGCGCCGCTTCTGGGAAATTAA
- the ahpF gene encoding alkyl hydroperoxide reductase subunit F, with product MLDANLKSQLQGLFARIATPITLAASLDDGAKSAELAELCQEIASLSDKISYVRRDDDARRPSFAIERDGGGVSLRFAAVPGGHEFNSFVLALLHVGGHPPKEAEETLERVKALDGDYRFETYFSLTCQSCPEVVQALDLMAALNPRVSHVAIDGALFPREVEERQIMAVPSVFLNGEPFQHGRATLEQILDKLDAGAGEKQAATLSAKAPYDVLIVGGGPAGAAAAVYAARKGVRTGIVAERFGGQVQDTAGIENFISVPHTEGPEMAAALQRHVAEYGVDVMNGQIAAALVPASEPGALAELRLVNGAVLRSKTIVLAPGARWRRINVPGETEYMTKGVAYCPHCDGPLFKGKRVAVIGGGNSGVEAAIDLAGLTAHVTLIEYDSKLRADGILQDKLRSLPNVEIIVSAQTTEIRGDGAKVTGLSYRDRESGDTRDITLDGVFVQIGLLPSTEWLKGAVTLSRFGEIEIDRRCATSAPGVFAAGDATIVPYKQIVIAMGEGATAALSAFDHLVRM from the coding sequence ATGTTGGACGCCAATCTGAAAAGCCAGCTGCAGGGCCTCTTCGCGCGCATCGCCACGCCGATCACGCTCGCCGCCTCGCTCGACGACGGCGCGAAATCGGCCGAGCTCGCCGAGCTCTGCCAGGAGATCGCCTCCCTCTCCGACAAGATTTCCTATGTGCGCCGCGACGACGACGCCCGCCGCCCCTCTTTCGCGATCGAGCGCGACGGCGGCGGCGTCTCGCTGCGCTTCGCCGCCGTGCCCGGCGGCCATGAGTTCAACTCCTTCGTCCTCGCCCTGCTCCATGTCGGCGGCCATCCGCCCAAAGAGGCCGAGGAGACGTTGGAGCGCGTGAAGGCGCTCGACGGCGACTATCGCTTCGAGACCTATTTCTCGCTCACCTGCCAGAGCTGCCCCGAGGTGGTGCAGGCGCTCGATCTGATGGCCGCGCTCAATCCTCGCGTCAGCCATGTCGCCATCGACGGCGCGCTGTTCCCGCGCGAGGTCGAGGAGCGGCAGATCATGGCGGTGCCGAGCGTGTTCCTCAATGGCGAGCCGTTCCAGCACGGCCGCGCGACGCTGGAGCAGATCCTCGACAAGCTCGACGCCGGCGCCGGCGAGAAGCAGGCCGCGACCCTTTCGGCGAAGGCGCCCTATGACGTGCTGATCGTCGGCGGCGGTCCGGCGGGCGCGGCGGCGGCGGTCTATGCGGCGCGCAAGGGCGTGCGCACCGGCATTGTCGCGGAGCGTTTCGGCGGCCAGGTGCAGGACACGGCGGGGATCGAGAATTTCATTTCCGTCCCGCACACCGAAGGTCCCGAGATGGCGGCCGCGCTGCAGCGTCACGTCGCCGAATATGGGGTCGATGTGATGAACGGCCAGATCGCCGCGGCGCTGGTTCCGGCGTCCGAGCCCGGCGCCCTCGCCGAGCTGCGGCTCGTCAATGGCGCGGTGCTGCGATCGAAGACGATCGTGCTCGCGCCGGGCGCGCGCTGGCGGCGCATCAATGTGCCGGGCGAGACCGAATATATGACCAAGGGCGTCGCCTATTGCCCGCATTGCGACGGGCCGCTGTTCAAGGGCAAGCGCGTCGCGGTGATCGGCGGCGGCAATTCCGGCGTCGAGGCGGCGATCGACCTCGCCGGCCTCACCGCCCATGTGACGCTGATCGAATATGATTCGAAGCTGCGCGCCGACGGCATATTGCAGGACAAGCTGCGCTCGCTGCCCAATGTCGAGATCATCGTCTCGGCGCAGACGACCGAGATCCGTGGCGACGGCGCGAAAGTGACCGGGCTTTCCTATCGCGACCGCGAGAGCGGCGACACGCGCGACATCACGCTCGACGGCGTGTTCGTTCAGATCGGATTGCTGCCGAGCACGGAATGGCTGAAGGGCGCGGTGACGCTATCGCGCTTCGGCGAGATCGAGATCGACCGCCGCTGCGCGACCTCGGCGCCGGGCG